In Syntrophorhabdaceae bacterium, one DNA window encodes the following:
- a CDS encoding helix-turn-helix domain-containing protein: protein MKIGRRSLCPISSALDLMGDKWTLLIIRDLLFLQKNTFKEFALSDEKIATNILSDRLSRLETLGIVSKTPDPQNKTINVYRLTQKGIDLMPILFEIVLWSDKYMKISTRGHLLAERIRNNRAGLLERLSTALSQANALDRAEKVRGGKRTKR, encoded by the coding sequence ATGAAAATCGGCAGACGCTCCTTATGCCCCATAAGTTCTGCCCTCGATCTTATGGGAGATAAGTGGACTCTTCTTATTATTAGAGATTTGTTGTTTCTTCAGAAAAATACGTTTAAAGAGTTCGCTTTATCTGACGAAAAAATAGCCACCAATATTCTTTCCGATAGGTTATCGAGACTGGAAACCCTGGGAATCGTGAGTAAGACCCCGGACCCCCAAAACAAGACGATAAATGTGTATCGACTGACCCAAAAAGGAATAGATTTAATGCCGATCCTGTTTGAAATCGTTTTATGGAGCGATAAGTACATGAAGATTTCAACTCGGGGTCATCTTCTTGCTGAACGGATTCGTAATAATCGTGCCGGCCTGCTCGAAAGACTCAGTACAGCCCTATCTCAGGCTAATGCCTTGGACAGGGCCGAAAAGGTGCGCGGGGGCAAGCGGACAAAGAGATAA
- a CDS encoding nuclear transport factor 2 family protein gives MTTNYAQIIKELDKAWNARDIDRILEFYSDDFELSSLHVKDKLGVEDGTLNGKPKVREWWKRVLTNVPDLSSQLISVAEGVDSVAYIFRTSYSNSIVASIFFFDSEGKIRKELFHG, from the coding sequence ATGACGACAAATTATGCCCAAATTATCAAAGAGTTGGATAAAGCATGGAACGCAAGGGACATTGACAGGATTCTTGAATTCTACAGTGACGATTTTGAATTAAGCTCGTTACATGTAAAGGACAAATTGGGCGTCGAAGACGGCACTCTTAACGGAAAGCCAAAGGTGCGGGAATGGTGGAAGCGCGTTTTGACAAACGTCCCGGACTTAAGTTCGCAGCTAATCTCTGTTGCGGAAGGAGTTGACTCGGTTGCGTACATATTTCGAACTTCGTACAGCAATTCGATAGTGGCAAGCATCTTCTTTTTTGATTCGGAAGGTAAGATAAGGAAAGAACTGTTTCACGGATAG
- a CDS encoding tautomerase family protein: MPICDIVISESNFPRNKRQIIIERLTKILLEAEGFEDNPISRSICFINLHSSNSMYIGGNLSKEGKIIVTIYVFAEAYSDETRARLFRKVTNLFVEEDDYTAGQKGQNIWCVILHVEKNNFAVGGDGVSLAQVSNLVKSHKI, from the coding sequence ATGCCGATTTGTGACATCGTTATTTCTGAGAGCAATTTTCCACGCAACAAAAGGCAGATTATTATTGAAAGACTGACAAAAATACTGCTGGAGGCTGAAGGATTTGAGGATAATCCGATTTCCAGATCAATATGTTTCATAAACTTGCACAGTTCAAATTCAATGTATATAGGCGGCAATCTATCGAAAGAGGGTAAGATCATAGTAACAATTTATGTTTTTGCCGAGGCCTACTCTGACGAAACAAGGGCCAGGCTATTTCGCAAAGTAACAAATCTATTTGTTGAAGAAGATGATTATACGGCCGGGCAAAAAGGTCAAAACATCTGGTGTGTTATTCTTCATGTAGAAAAGAATAATTTTGCAGTAGGAGGGGACGGTGTGAGCCTGGCGCAGGTAAGTAACCTGGTGAAATCGCACAAGATATAG
- a CDS encoding molybdopterin-dependent oxidoreductase: MVVHRIILISAFCLCLCLAALADDAARQNPQASCVVPPLVMPPTPAKIPEYAELDTTTGLHVTGTMQQIDLTTYRLEVTGTVDSPLKLAYDELRCMPRIEARLKLVCPEFFEDTATWAGASLKSVLQMAKVKTGATGIRLFGADGYSVMVPINAAMSDGTFLAYEWEGKALPALHGFPLRAVFPGSEGLEWVKWLIKIEVY, from the coding sequence ATGGTTGTGCACCGCATCATCCTGATAAGCGCATTCTGCCTCTGCCTCTGTCTTGCGGCCTTGGCGGATGACGCGGCGAGGCAAAACCCTCAAGCGTCATGTGTTGTGCCCCCGCTCGTAATGCCTCCAACGCCCGCGAAAATACCTGAATACGCTGAGCTTGATACCACAACCGGCCTACATGTCACGGGCACGATGCAGCAGATTGACCTTACCACCTACCGGCTGGAAGTAACCGGCACGGTGGACAGTCCTCTTAAGCTCGCCTACGATGAACTGCGTTGTATGCCGCGAATAGAGGCACGCCTCAAGCTCGTCTGTCCTGAATTCTTCGAGGATACGGCGACGTGGGCCGGTGCATCGCTTAAGTCCGTTCTGCAAATGGCCAAGGTTAAGACAGGCGCAACAGGAATACGCTTATTCGGCGCGGACGGTTATTCCGTGATGGTGCCGATCAACGCCGCTATGTCGGATGGCACCTTTCTCGCCTACGAGTGGGAGGGCAAAGCGCTCCCGGCCCTTCACGGCTTTCCGCTCCGGGCAGTATTCCCCGGATCTGAAGGGCTGGAGTGGGTCAAGTGGCTCATCAAAATTGAGGTCTACTAG
- a CDS encoding antibiotic biosynthesis monooxygenase family protein — translation MAIYQTGGYRVKATAVDKVKWAIKEFVHHVEENEPGTQMYLAWQDKNDPTRFLHLFIFEDAAARERHGQSDAVKRFQSVYGPELIGGDVVFTDYEMIAGKR, via the coding sequence ATGGCAATTTACCAAACAGGGGGGTATCGGGTAAAAGCAACTGCGGTGGACAAAGTGAAGTGGGCGATTAAAGAGTTTGTCCACCATGTGGAAGAGAACGAACCTGGTACCCAGATGTATTTGGCTTGGCAGGACAAGAATGATCCCACGCGGTTCTTGCATCTGTTCATTTTCGAGGATGCCGCTGCTCGCGAGCGACACGGCCAGTCAGATGCCGTGAAGCGCTTCCAATCCGTCTACGGCCCCGAGTTGATTGGCGGGGATGTTGTATTCACCGATTACGAGATGATAGCCGGAAAGCGATGA
- a CDS encoding cupin domain-containing protein has protein sequence MEKLMEKAAVMSFNKPDEVRTFPKGRLELVTIAGVTIGRATFEPGWKWSESVKPIVNTRSCQAPHFQYHISGTIMVVMDDGAQFECKPGDVSLLPVGHDAWVVGNEPAVIVDFQGMAEYAKGSK, from the coding sequence ATGGAAAAACTCATGGAAAAGGCGGCTGTGATGAGTTTCAACAAGCCGGATGAAGTACGAACTTTTCCCAAAGGAAGACTGGAGCTCGTAACCATTGCGGGGGTTACTATCGGGAGGGCTACGTTCGAGCCCGGGTGGAAGTGGTCCGAATCAGTGAAGCCAATCGTAAACACCAGGAGCTGCCAGGCGCCACATTTTCAATATCACATTTCGGGCACTATCATGGTTGTGATGGACGATGGCGCACAGTTTGAGTGCAAACCTGGTGATGTCTCCCTGCTGCCCGTGGGACACGATGCCTGGGTGGTTGGGAATGAACCCGCGGTAATAGTAGACTTTCAGGGCATGGCAGAATATGCGAAGGGGTCGAAATAG